A part of Girardinichthys multiradiatus isolate DD_20200921_A chromosome 12, DD_fGirMul_XY1, whole genome shotgun sequence genomic DNA contains:
- the LOC124877310 gene encoding glutathione S-transferase theta-3-like produces the protein MELYLDLVSPPCRAVYLFAEALKIPFEFKLVDLSAGQQYTEEFGRLSIVKKVPVLKDGSFVLTESTAILEYLVQKCSVADHWFPADLQQRARVNEYLSWQHLNLRSHCSKVFLLRTVYPFVMGSEVPKEKMDTAVEDMKLSLNMLEEKFLHNKPFILGNKISLADLVAMVEIMQPLAVGVDGLEGRPKLTAWRDRVKKELGEKLFDQAHEAVLNSSGLQQKMQNNSEIQKLKPMLLKYFR, from the exons ATGGAGCTCTATCTGGACCTGGTTTCTCCACCGTGCCGTGCTGTCTACCTGTTCGCAGAAGCTCTCAAAATCCCTTTTGAGTTCAAGCTGGTCGACCTCTCAGCAG GACAGCAGTACACTGAGGAGTTTGGAAGACTCAGCATCGTGAAGAAGGTTCCTGTTCTGAAGGACGGCAGCTTCGTTCTGACAGAAAG CACTGCAATCCTGGAGTACCTGGTGCAGAAATGTTCTGTGGCGGACCACTGGTTTCCAGCTGACCTGCAGCAGCGAGCTCGTGTTAATGAATACTTGTCCTGGCAGCACCTAAACCTCCGATCTCACTGCTCAAAGGTCTTCCTGCTCAGG ACTGTGTATCCATTCGTTATGGGCTCCGAGGTCCCGAAGGAGAAGATGGACACTGCTGTGGAGGACATGAAGCTGTCCCTCAACATGCTGGAGGAAAAATTCCTGCACAACAAGCCGTTCATCCTTGGGAATAAGATCTCTCTGGCTGACCTGGTGGCCATGGTGGAGATCATGCAG CCTCTGGCGGTGGGCGTGGACGGGCTGGAGGGCCGGCCGAAGCTGACGGCCTGGAGGGACCGAGTGAAGAAGGAGCTTGGAGAAAAGCTGTTCGACCAGGCTCACGAGGCGGTCCTGAACTCCAGCGGCTTGCAGCAGAAGATGCAGAACAACAGCGAGATCCAGAAGCTCAAACCCATGTTACTCAAGTATTTCCGCTGA